One window of Candidatus Eisenbacteria bacterium genomic DNA carries:
- a CDS encoding bacterioferritin, producing the protein MLHEQSVELLNKAVADELTAVHQYMYFHFQCDDQGYDLLAGLFKRSAIDEMLHIERIAERILFLGGDVELLANATVKKIHDVKMMLATATGLEEGAIKMYNKFALECAENADAATRKLFESLVDDEERHYNQFDDEVENLKKFGDNYLALQSIERSKSASQRPAAAE; encoded by the coding sequence ATGCTACACGAGCAGAGTGTCGAGCTGTTGAACAAGGCTGTTGCGGATGAGTTGACAGCCGTCCATCAGTATATGTATTTCCACTTCCAGTGCGATGATCAGGGATATGATCTCCTGGCCGGGCTTTTTAAAAGGTCGGCGATTGATGAGATGTTGCATATCGAGAGGATCGCGGAGCGCATACTCTTTTTAGGCGGGGATGTCGAGCTTCTCGCCAATGCCACGGTAAAGAAGATACATGATGTGAAGATGATGCTTGCTACGGCGACCGGGCTCGAAGAGGGCGCTATCAAGATGTACAATAAATTTGCTCTTGAGTGCGCGGAGAATGCCGACGCTGCCACGAGGAAGTTGTTTGAGTCGCTGGTGGATGACGAAGAGCGCCACTACAACCAATTCGACGACGAAGTTGAGAATCTAAAAAAATTCGGCGACAATTATTTGGCCCTGCAATCGATAGAGCGAAGCAAGAGCGCATCCCAGCGTCCGGCGGCTGCGGAGTAA
- a CDS encoding integron integrase, which produces MKRIKEKSPLLRQVWDAIERRNYSRKTGKAYTRWIKKYILHYNKKHPREMSGVEVTAFLTHLATAGKVSASTQNQALSGILFLYREVLGYPMSFLKTFVRAYRPKTIPVVLTPEEVKRVFKHLPPRSLLMAAVIYGSGLRLMELHRLRVKDIDFEKNEIWVRRGKGQKDRVTMLPQKLKRALRRQLRWAHTVYTADQTRKTGGVEVPFALARKYPHAPTEWGWFWVFPATRLYRDENTGIRYRHHIHESVLQRDMKLAVRLSGITKPATCHSLRHSFATHLLENNYDIRTIQELMGHEDISTTMIYLHVLNRGGLGVQSPLDRFFPDE; this is translated from the coding sequence ATGAAGAGAATTAAGGAAAAGTCCCCATTGCTGCGCCAAGTCTGGGACGCGATAGAGAGAAGAAACTATAGCCGCAAGACCGGCAAGGCGTATACGCGTTGGATCAAGAAGTACATCCTGCATTATAACAAGAAGCATCCAAGAGAAATGAGCGGTGTCGAAGTCACGGCCTTTTTGACCCACCTCGCGACAGCGGGAAAGGTCAGTGCTTCAACGCAAAACCAAGCACTCTCCGGAATCCTATTTCTCTACCGCGAGGTCTTGGGATACCCGATGTCTTTTTTAAAGACATTTGTCCGCGCCTATAGACCGAAAACGATACCGGTTGTCTTGACGCCGGAGGAGGTGAAGCGGGTGTTTAAGCATCTGCCACCCCGAAGCCTATTGATGGCGGCTGTTATCTATGGTTCAGGCTTGCGGTTGATGGAACTGCATCGTTTGCGCGTCAAAGACATCGATTTCGAAAAAAATGAAATCTGGGTTCGTCGCGGAAAGGGTCAGAAGGACCGCGTGACGATGCTGCCCCAGAAATTGAAGCGGGCGCTCCGCAGACAGTTGCGGTGGGCGCACACGGTTTACACCGCTGATCAGACGAGAAAAACAGGGGGCGTCGAGGTCCCGTTTGCCCTCGCTAGGAAGTACCCCCATGCCCCTACCGAGTGGGGATGGTTTTGGGTTTTTCCGGCGACGCGGCTATACCGAGATGAGAATACCGGAATCCGCTACCGGCATCATATTCATGAATCGGTTCTCCAACGCGACATGAAGCTCGCGGTGCGCTTGTCCGGAATCACCAAACCTGCAACCTGCCACTCACTACGCCACTCCTTTGCGACCCACCTCTTGGAGAACAATTACGATATCCGCACGATCCAGGAGCTGATGGGACATGAGGATATCAGCACCACGATGATTTATCTTCACGTACTGAATCGCGGAGGTTTGGGCGTGCAGAGCCCCCTCGACCGCTTTTTTCCGGATGAATAA